From Deferrisoma camini S3R1, the proteins below share one genomic window:
- a CDS encoding Slp family lipoprotein, with translation MGARARMGRLAAVVAVAVCAAGCAGRLDLRTDDEVPPRYEQLLAEAPNRVGRFVVIGGVVQELNRKNGTTEIVLLHKPIDGWDRPRLDLLGRGRILVTCGADLDRRLFAPGRPVTVVGEIAGVVERSEGEAKRRYLAVTASEVRAWTRREMARTPFARQELWYPPWYDPAVGTRPWWW, from the coding sequence ATGGGAGCACGGGCCCGGATGGGCAGGCTGGCCGCGGTGGTGGCGGTGGCCGTGTGCGCGGCAGGGTGCGCAGGTCGGCTCGACCTGCGCACGGACGACGAGGTCCCCCCGAGGTACGAGCAACTGCTGGCCGAGGCGCCCAACCGCGTGGGCCGGTTCGTGGTGATCGGCGGGGTGGTCCAGGAGCTGAACAGGAAGAACGGGACGACCGAGATCGTGCTCCTCCACAAGCCGATCGACGGCTGGGACCGGCCCCGGCTCGATCTGCTGGGTCGCGGCCGGATCCTCGTGACCTGCGGAGCCGACCTGGACCGCCGGCTCTTCGCCCCCGGCCGGCCGGTCACGGTGGTGGGGGAGATCGCGGGCGTGGTGGAGCGCTCCGAGGGCGAGGCGAAGCGCAGATACCTGGCGGTGACGGCCTCGGAGGTGCGGGCCTGGACCCGGCGGGAGATGGCCCGCACCCCCTTCGCCCGGCAGGAGCTGTGGTACCCCCCCTGGTACGACCCGGCCGTGGGCACCCGGCCGTGGTGGTGGTAG
- a CDS encoding ATP-binding protein, which translates to MKRPIIRIDEDKCTGCGECVPNCAEGALEIRNGKAVLVKEALCDGLAACLGHCPEGALIIEERDAEPFDEELVEKRLAQLGRKAAQPQPAGCPSARVLQMRPAKAAAPDPQAGDHPSRLGQWPVQLGLLPPTAPFFRDAELLITADCVPFAFAGFHDRFLAGRAIAVACPKLDDPGAHFRKLIQIFEQGDPKSVTVVRMEVPCCGGLTGMVTQALQEAGAQIPAREVVIGRNGHILSERSL; encoded by the coding sequence ATGAAACGACCCATCATCCGTATCGACGAAGACAAGTGCACCGGCTGCGGCGAGTGCGTGCCCAACTGCGCCGAGGGTGCGCTGGAGATCCGCAACGGCAAGGCCGTGCTCGTGAAGGAGGCCCTGTGCGACGGGCTCGCCGCCTGCCTGGGCCACTGCCCCGAGGGGGCCCTGATCATCGAGGAGCGGGACGCCGAGCCGTTCGACGAGGAGCTCGTGGAGAAGCGGCTGGCCCAGCTCGGACGAAAGGCCGCCCAGCCCCAGCCCGCCGGCTGCCCCTCGGCCCGGGTGCTCCAGATGCGGCCCGCCAAGGCCGCCGCTCCGGACCCGCAGGCCGGCGACCATCCCTCGCGGCTCGGCCAGTGGCCGGTGCAGCTCGGGCTGCTTCCCCCCACCGCCCCGTTCTTCCGGGACGCCGAGCTGCTCATCACCGCCGACTGCGTGCCGTTCGCGTTCGCAGGATTCCACGATCGGTTCCTCGCCGGCCGTGCCATCGCCGTGGCCTGCCCCAAGCTCGACGACCCCGGCGCCCACTTTCGCAAGCTGATCCAGATCTTCGAGCAGGGCGACCCGAAGTCCGTCACCGTCGTGCGGATGGAGGTGCCCTGCTGCGGAGGGCTCACCGGCATGGTGACCCAGGCCCTCCAGGAGGCCGGGGCCCAGATTCCGGCCCGCGAGGTGGTCATCGGCCGAAACGGACACATCCTTTCCGAACGGAGCCTGTAG
- a CDS encoding NAD(P)/FAD-dependent oxidoreductase, translating into MRQYVILGTGPAGTAAAEVVRQEDPKARITMVSREFTPFYLKPALAVFVAGQVDRGRLVRSDTPVLEDPNTEVRAGARVYRVFPHESRVLLSDGTSLYFDRLLVATGAVSRMGRRATELRHKVHTLNSFADAVRIVGTGVGKGDWVLVEGEGHTGLEVVRAFAMRGCRVVYLTNHTRFWPPGSPVARADVLEKLLSEKVEVLFDETVLDILDRNGDGYRVVTSTRRAIDVDLVCEAGALDPAVGYLEGSGMLVDRGVVVDRELRTNFDNIFAAGDVARVFDSENGWTRGNFGWQSAWEQGRVAGYNLVHGGGRRVGASEAHFRRLTGTALLERWGD; encoded by the coding sequence ATGCGCCAGTATGTCATCTTGGGCACCGGGCCGGCCGGCACGGCCGCGGCCGAGGTGGTGCGGCAGGAGGACCCGAAGGCCCGGATCACCATGGTGAGCCGGGAGTTCACCCCCTTCTACCTCAAGCCGGCCCTTGCGGTGTTCGTGGCGGGCCAGGTGGATCGGGGTCGGCTGGTCCGGTCCGACACCCCCGTGCTGGAGGACCCGAACACCGAGGTGCGGGCGGGCGCCCGGGTGTACCGGGTGTTTCCCCACGAGTCCCGCGTGCTGCTGAGCGACGGCACCAGCCTGTACTTCGACCGCCTGCTGGTGGCCACGGGCGCCGTGTCGCGGATGGGGCGCCGGGCCACCGAGCTGCGCCACAAGGTCCACACCCTGAACTCGTTCGCCGACGCGGTGCGGATCGTGGGCACCGGGGTGGGCAAGGGCGACTGGGTCCTGGTGGAGGGCGAGGGGCACACCGGGCTCGAGGTGGTTCGCGCCTTCGCCATGCGGGGGTGTCGGGTGGTGTACCTCACCAACCACACCCGGTTCTGGCCGCCGGGCTCCCCGGTGGCCCGGGCCGACGTGCTCGAGAAGCTCCTGTCGGAGAAGGTGGAGGTCCTGTTCGACGAGACGGTGCTGGACATCCTCGACCGCAACGGCGACGGGTACCGGGTGGTCACCTCGACCCGGCGCGCCATCGACGTGGACCTGGTGTGCGAGGCCGGCGCCCTGGACCCGGCCGTGGGGTACCTGGAGGGCAGCGGGATGCTGGTGGACCGGGGGGTGGTGGTGGACCGGGAGCTGCGCACGAACTTCGACAACATCTTCGCGGCGGGCGACGTGGCCCGGGTGTTCGACAGCGAGAACGGGTGGACCCGGGGGAACTTCGGCTGGCAGAGCGCCTGGGAGCAGGGAAGGGTGGCCGGGTACAACCTCGTCCACGGCGGGGGCCGACGGGTGGGAGCCTCGGAGGCCCACTTCCGCAGGCTCACGGGCACGGCCCTGCTGGAGCGGTGGGGAGACTAG
- a CDS encoding SPL family radical SAM protein has translation MRPPFARVVVDREVADLRFTREFLDRIGSAVPVEIAAPGSPAPQGRTTVHLTREPGRFLKPCPCSPGVVRCGYWVLSPAFQCPFACAYCFLRFYAPDEPLTLYANLADAEAELRDALSRWEGPVRLGTGEFADSLALDPWTRHARWLRDLVAPHPRVLLELKTKSDRIEGVLEDGPAPNVVLAWSVNPPARIRTDEPGTAPLGRRLAAAADAVRAGFRVAFHFDPVILEGEWRGEYAGVVEAIFDAVPPERVAWISLGTLRFPRRFLERWGPALRGRAAFFGEQVPGEDGKLRYFWPLRRDAYRFLAGEIRRRAGPDLRLYLCMETPAMWQAAFGQEPGLEGDVERWLAAPLCTGGASRLHNLSATDSHGFTQMNQK, from the coding sequence GTGAGGCCCCCGTTCGCCCGGGTGGTGGTGGACCGGGAGGTGGCCGACCTCCGGTTCACGCGGGAGTTCCTGGACCGGATCGGGTCGGCCGTGCCGGTCGAGATCGCGGCGCCGGGCTCGCCGGCGCCCCAGGGCCGAACCACGGTGCACCTGACCCGGGAGCCCGGCCGGTTCCTGAAGCCGTGCCCCTGCAGCCCCGGGGTGGTGCGGTGCGGGTACTGGGTGCTCTCCCCGGCGTTCCAGTGCCCGTTCGCCTGCGCCTACTGTTTTCTGCGGTTCTACGCCCCGGACGAGCCCCTGACCCTGTACGCGAACCTGGCCGACGCCGAGGCCGAGCTCCGGGACGCGCTGTCGCGGTGGGAGGGGCCTGTGCGGCTGGGCACGGGGGAGTTCGCCGACAGCCTGGCCCTCGACCCCTGGACCCGCCACGCTCGGTGGCTCCGGGACCTGGTGGCGCCCCACCCGCGGGTGCTCCTGGAGCTCAAGACCAAGAGCGACCGGATCGAGGGGGTGCTCGAGGACGGGCCCGCGCCGAACGTGGTGCTGGCCTGGTCGGTGAACCCGCCGGCTCGGATCCGCACGGACGAGCCGGGAACCGCGCCCCTCGGCCGGCGGCTGGCCGCGGCCGCCGACGCGGTGCGGGCCGGCTTTCGGGTCGCGTTCCATTTCGACCCGGTGATCCTCGAAGGGGAGTGGCGCGGGGAGTACGCCGGGGTGGTGGAGGCGATCTTCGACGCGGTGCCGCCGGAGCGGGTCGCCTGGATCAGCCTGGGCACCCTGCGGTTCCCCCGCCGGTTCTTGGAGCGTTGGGGGCCGGCGCTCCGGGGCCGAGCCGCGTTTTTCGGGGAGCAGGTGCCGGGGGAGGACGGGAAGCTCCGGTATTTCTGGCCCTTGCGCCGGGACGCCTACCGGTTCCTGGCCGGGGAGATCCGCCGCCGGGCCGGGCCGGACCTGCGGCTCTACCTCTGCATGGAGACCCCCGCCATGTGGCAGGCGGCGTTCGGCCAGGAGCCCGGGCTCGAAGGCGACGTGGAGCGCTGGCTCGCCGCCCCCCTCTGCACCGGCGGGGCCTCCCGCCTCCACAATCTATCGGCCACAGATTCACACGGATTCACACAGATGAACCAGAAGTAG
- a CDS encoding ParB N-terminal domain-containing protein, whose translation MVGTDRIETVELSRLRAEPDRYSFSWPPADERARLEHSLARAGVLRPLWARPAGDGFMVVAGARRLAALRALGAAEAPVRVTDVRGPALWDRLLDDHADHRPWNPVEVGLYLVRRQADTGEALERLAGEVLPRLGLAPRVGAAAGPLWFAGLPPRHRDAVAEGRLPAAAARVLGDLPAGEAVAILDWLGRWRLGGNRFAELARLALECAWRRGRDVGAWLRDEGLDPWAGDPQGLRQELRRRRYPTLTEWEGRFARVAAELRLPEGVRVEAPQHFEGGRLRCVVTFGSLAELKGRLDRVYRAVEEGAWAPLAEFLG comes from the coding sequence GTGGTTGGGACGGATCGGATCGAAACCGTCGAGCTGAGCCGGCTGCGGGCCGAGCCGGACCGGTACTCGTTCTCGTGGCCGCCGGCGGACGAGCGGGCCCGGCTCGAGCACAGCCTGGCCCGGGCCGGGGTCCTGCGGCCCCTGTGGGCCCGGCCGGCAGGGGACGGGTTCATGGTCGTGGCGGGGGCCCGACGGCTGGCGGCCCTGCGGGCCCTGGGCGCGGCCGAGGCTCCGGTGCGGGTGACCGACGTCCGCGGCCCGGCGCTGTGGGACCGGCTGCTGGACGACCACGCGGACCACCGGCCGTGGAACCCGGTGGAGGTGGGCCTCTACCTCGTCCGGCGGCAGGCCGACACCGGCGAGGCCCTGGAGCGCCTGGCCGGGGAGGTGCTCCCCCGGCTCGGCCTGGCGCCGCGGGTCGGGGCCGCGGCGGGGCCTCTGTGGTTCGCGGGGCTGCCGCCCCGGCACCGGGACGCCGTGGCCGAGGGCCGGCTGCCCGCGGCGGCCGCCCGGGTGCTGGGTGACCTGCCTGCCGGCGAGGCCGTGGCGATCCTCGATTGGCTGGGCCGGTGGCGTCTGGGCGGAAACCGGTTCGCCGAGCTGGCCCGGCTGGCCCTGGAGTGCGCCTGGCGCCGGGGCCGGGACGTGGGCGCCTGGCTGCGGGACGAGGGGCTGGACCCGTGGGCCGGGGACCCCCAGGGCCTGCGGCAGGAGCTGCGGCGCCGGCGGTACCCGACCCTGACCGAGTGGGAGGGGCGGTTCGCCCGGGTGGCGGCCGAGCTCCGGCTGCCCGAGGGGGTTCGGGTGGAGGCCCCCCAGCACTTCGAGGGCGGCCGGCTGCGGTGCGTCGTGACGTTCGGCAGCCTCGCCGAGCTGAAGGGCCGGCTCGACCGGGTCTATCGTGCGGTCGAGGAGGGGGCGTGGGCGCCCCTCGCGGAGTTCCTGGGGTGA
- the tnpA gene encoding IS200/IS605 family transposase — protein sequence MAEYRRGAHTVHDIKYHFVWVTKYRYKILRGEIAERARDIIRQICMAREITILKGYVSKDHVHLFVSAPPSLSPARIMQYVKGRSSKMLQQEFPSLRKRYWGQHIWARGYFCASSGTVTDEVIKAYIEQQTVPPEDDFKVSDEARA from the coding sequence ATGGCAGAGTATCGAAGAGGGGCACACACAGTCCATGACATCAAGTATCACTTTGTATGGGTGACGAAATATCGATACAAGATTCTGAGAGGGGAGATAGCGGAGCGCGCGCGGGATATTATCCGGCAAATATGCATGGCGCGAGAGATCACGATACTGAAGGGCTATGTAAGTAAGGATCATGTTCATCTGTTTGTGTCAGCTCCTCCGAGCTTGTCGCCGGCTCGGATCATGCAGTATGTGAAGGGACGATCGTCAAAGATGTTGCAGCAAGAGTTTCCGTCTCTTCGGAAACGGTATTGGGGGCAGCACATTTGGGCTCGGGGCTACTTTTGTGCTTCGTCGGGCACGGTGACGGACGAGGTGATCAAAGCGTATATCGAGCAGCAGACTGTGCCGCCGGAGGACGACTTCAAGGTGTCCGACGAAGCACGGGCTTGA
- a CDS encoding multiheme c-type cytochrome: protein MGKRIGFHLTVAVAAAAALVLAAGSSWAGESACMECHRKVTPNIVKDFLSGEMGKAGIDCSNCHGSEHTSADDVAKVKLPTEKTCAQCHQEKHDEYMAGKHAAGWIAMAAMPKTGFQPHAYIQGLKGCGGCHKVGVRDESVRAESRYGSPCDSCHTRHKFSKAEAQRPEACRTCHMGFDHPQWEMWSSSKHGVIYLTEGDTGRAPKCQTCHMENGNHKVMTAWGFLALRLPEDDKEWMNYRLTILKGLHVLDPDGKPTARLDVVKAGKVARLTKEEWQAERDRMLNVCTKCHSRSYAETNLKNADAMIKEADKLMAEAIEIVADLYKRGIIEPEPGKPAYPDLLTFYEARTPIEQTLYVMFLEHRMRAFQGAFHMNPDYVTWYGLAEMKKDLVEIKQEAKRMIREAARHN, encoded by the coding sequence ATGGGGAAACGAATCGGCTTTCACCTCACCGTGGCGGTCGCGGCCGCGGCCGCGCTGGTGCTCGCAGCGGGCTCGTCCTGGGCCGGTGAGAGCGCCTGTATGGAGTGTCACCGGAAGGTGACGCCCAACATCGTCAAGGACTTCCTGTCGGGCGAGATGGGCAAGGCCGGGATCGACTGCTCCAACTGCCACGGGTCGGAGCACACGAGCGCCGACGACGTAGCCAAGGTGAAGCTGCCCACCGAGAAGACCTGCGCCCAGTGCCACCAGGAGAAGCACGACGAGTACATGGCCGGAAAGCACGCCGCCGGCTGGATCGCCATGGCGGCCATGCCCAAGACCGGGTTCCAGCCCCACGCCTACATCCAGGGCCTCAAGGGCTGCGGCGGCTGCCACAAGGTGGGCGTGCGGGACGAGTCGGTCCGCGCCGAGTCCCGGTACGGGTCGCCGTGCGACTCGTGCCACACCCGCCACAAGTTCTCCAAGGCCGAGGCCCAGCGGCCCGAGGCGTGCCGCACCTGCCACATGGGCTTCGACCACCCCCAGTGGGAGATGTGGTCCAGCTCGAAGCACGGCGTGATCTACCTGACCGAGGGTGACACCGGCCGGGCTCCCAAGTGCCAGACCTGCCACATGGAGAACGGCAACCACAAGGTGATGACCGCCTGGGGCTTCCTGGCTCTGCGGCTGCCCGAGGACGACAAGGAGTGGATGAACTACCGGCTCACCATCCTCAAGGGCCTCCACGTGCTCGACCCCGACGGCAAGCCCACGGCCCGCCTCGACGTGGTGAAGGCCGGCAAGGTGGCCCGGCTGACCAAGGAGGAGTGGCAGGCCGAGCGGGACCGGATGCTCAACGTGTGCACCAAGTGCCACAGCCGGTCCTACGCGGAGACCAACCTCAAGAACGCGGACGCCATGATCAAGGAGGCCGACAAGCTGATGGCCGAGGCCATCGAGATCGTGGCCGACCTCTACAAGCGGGGCATCATCGAGCCCGAGCCCGGCAAACCAGCCTACCCGGACCTGCTGACCTTCTACGAGGCCAGGACCCCCATCGAGCAGACCCTGTACGTGATGTTCCTGGAGCACCGGATGCGGGCGTTCCAGGGGGCGTTCCACATGAACCCCGACTACGTCACCTGGTACGGCCTGGCCGAGATGAAGAAGGACCTGGTGGAGATCAAACAGGAGGCCAAGCGCATGATCCGCGAGGCGGCCCGACACAATTAG
- a CDS encoding glycosyltransferase family 2 protein — protein sequence MPRVSVVIPTRDRLGLVDEAVASVLAQTFPDLELVVVDDGSTDGTAEHLARRFPDPRLRVVVQENRGASAARNRGAAETSGEWLAFLDSDDLWRPEKLERQLAALDAHPEVPAAYTEEVWYRRGRWANPRKIHAKHSGWIFERCLPLCIISPSSVILRRGVFEELGGFDESLPACEDYDLWLRLTASHPVLLVRERLIVKRNGHPGQLSQAHFGLDRFRVRALWKVAYDPEMPDDLRAKALETLAAKARVVAQGARKRGARQRAEIFEHSRREALAWLGRIGSKPSS from the coding sequence ATGCCCCGGGTTTCGGTGGTGATCCCCACCCGCGACCGCCTCGGCCTCGTGGACGAGGCGGTCGCGAGCGTTCTGGCCCAGACGTTCCCCGACCTGGAGCTGGTGGTGGTGGACGACGGCAGCACCGACGGCACCGCCGAGCATCTGGCGCGGCGGTTCCCGGACCCCCGCCTCCGGGTGGTGGTCCAGGAGAACCGGGGGGCCAGCGCGGCCCGGAACCGGGGCGCGGCCGAGACCTCGGGCGAGTGGCTGGCGTTCCTGGACTCGGACGACCTGTGGCGGCCCGAGAAGCTGGAGCGGCAGCTGGCGGCGTTGGACGCCCATCCGGAGGTTCCGGCCGCGTATACCGAGGAGGTCTGGTACCGCCGGGGGCGGTGGGCCAACCCCCGGAAGATCCACGCCAAACACTCCGGCTGGATCTTCGAGCGGTGCCTGCCCCTGTGCATCATCAGCCCCTCGTCTGTGATTCTGCGGCGGGGGGTGTTCGAGGAGTTGGGCGGCTTTGACGAGAGCCTGCCGGCCTGCGAGGATTACGACCTCTGGCTCCGGCTGACCGCGAGCCACCCGGTGCTGCTGGTGCGCGAGCGGCTGATCGTCAAGCGAAACGGCCATCCGGGCCAGCTCTCCCAGGCCCACTTCGGGCTCGACCGGTTCCGGGTGCGGGCCCTGTGGAAGGTGGCCTACGACCCCGAGATGCCCGACGACCTGCGGGCCAAGGCCCTGGAGACCCTGGCGGCCAAGGCCCGGGTGGTGGCCCAGGGCGCCCGGAAGCGGGGCGCCCGGCAGCGGGCCGAGATCTTCGAACACTCCCGGAGGGAGGCGTTGGCGTGGTTGGGACGGATCGGATCGAAACCGTCGAGCTGA